From Vigna unguiculata cultivar IT97K-499-35 chromosome 5, ASM411807v1, whole genome shotgun sequence, the proteins below share one genomic window:
- the LOC114185884 gene encoding probable WRKY transcription factor 31: MARGGGLSIDSDPIGSFFPHNPVVLNSFPEDDNNTIINNNSSGQQKWKLGPNMDATVSRNRSPSSSPNNNNTSTSTIPFQVNLSSDNKRPHIDEMDFFPNKTDDDHKNGINNFASASTSAPPSLDHLLHTHDHSSTPAMLELKVNTGLNLLTTNTGSDHAMVDDQTSTNSEEKRAKSEMVVLQAELERMKVENHRLRNMLDQVNTNYNALQMHLVSIMQEQKEEEGEQQVFDGKLDEEKQSGNGVLVPRQFMDLGLASNVDTNEPSHSSSVGRSQDLSKSPINNEVASKEFDTKKNGSVSDEGFDQEKKEFGRGIEREDSPSEGAAATSNVPKFSPPRNVDQAEATMRKARVSVRARSEAPMITDGCQWRKYGQKMAKGNPCPRAYYRCTMAAGCPVRKQVQRCADDRSILITTYEGNHNHPLPPAAIAMAQTTSAAARMLLSGSMSSADGLMNGNFLTRTLLPCSSSMATISASAPFPTVTLDLTQSPNPLQFPKPPNQFQIPFPGVPQNFANSSASLLPQIFGQALYNQSKFSGLQMSQDADPSQLSNQSQRPPPHLADTVSAATAAIAADPNFTAALAAAITSIIGGAQPNNNTSTNNNATTSSNTSNANVTTSNNNK, encoded by the exons ATGGCAAGAGGGGGTGGACTCTCCATTGATTCAGATCCAATTGGGAGCTTCTTCCCCCACAACCCAGTAGTTCTCAACTCTTTCCCTGAAGACGACAACAACaccatcatcaacaacaacagcAGTGGCCAACAAAAGTGGAAACTTGGTCCCAACATGGATGCCACGGTTAGCAGAAACAGGTCTCCATCATCTTCtccaaacaacaacaacacctcCACCTCCACCATCCCTTTTCAAGTCAACCTTTCCTCTGATAACAAAAGGCCCCACATCGACGAGATGGACTTCTTCCCTAACAAGACCGATGATGATCATAAAAACGGCATAAATAACTTTGCCTCTGCCTCCACCTCTGCACCTCCCTCACTAGACCACCTTCTTCACACACATGATCATTCCTCCACTCCTGCTATGTTGGAATTGAAAGTAAAC ACTGGTCTGAATCTTCTTACCACCAACACCGGTAGTGATCATGCCATGGTGGACGATCAAACGTCCACTAATTCCGAAGAAAAAAGAGCCAAGAGTGAG ATGGTTGTTCTTCAAGCTGAGCTTGAGAGAATGAAGGTGGAGAATCATAGGCTGAGGAACATGCTTGATCAGGTTAACACCAATTACAATGCCTTGCAGATGCATTTGGTAAGTATTATGCAAGAACAGAAGGAGGAGGAGGGTGAGCAACAAGTGTTTGATGGAAAATTAGATGAGGAAAAACAAAGTGGGAATGGGGTCTTGGTGCCAAGACAATTTATGGATCTTGGGTTGGCTAGTAATGTTGATACTAATGAACCTTCTCATTCTTCCTCAGTGGGAAGAAGTCAGGATCTGTCAAAGTCGCCAATAAACAATGAGGTAGCATCAAAAGAATTTGACACCAAGAAGAATGGGAGTGTTAGTGATGAAGGATTTGATCAAGAGAAGAAGGAATTTGGAAGGGGGATTGAAAGAGAAGACAGTCCCTCAGAAGGGGCTGCCGCTACTAGCAATGTTCCAAAGTTTAGTCCTCCAAGAAACGTTGATCAAGCTGAGGCTACCATGAGAAAGGCAAGGGTTTCTGTCAGAGCTCGATCAGAGGCACCCATG ATCACTGATGGGTGTCAATGGAGAAAGTATGGGCAGAAGATGGCCAAAGGAAACCCATGTCCTCGAGCATATTATAGATGTACCATGGCAGCAGGTTGCCCAGTGAGAAAACAG GTGCAAAGGTGTGCTGATGACAGATCAATACTGATCACAACATATGAAGGGAATCACAATCACCCTTTGCCTCCAGCAGCTATTGCAATGGCACAAACAACTTCTGCAGCAGCTAGAATGCTGCTTTCAGGATCCATGTCAAGTGCTGATGGCCTAATGAATGGAAACTTCCTCACAAGGACACTCCTTCCTTGTTCTTCTAGCATGGCAACTATTTCAGCATCTGCACCATTCCCAACTGTTACATTGGATTTGACTCAGTCTCCAAACCCACTACAGTTCCCAAAGCCCCCAAACCAATTCCAAATCCCTTTCCCTGGTGTCCCTCAGAACTTTGCCAATTCCTCAGCCTCATTGCTGCCTCAGATATTTGGGCAGGCACTGTATAACCAGTCCAAGTTTTCTGGCCTCCAAATGTCACAGGATGCAGACCCTTCCCAGTTGAGTAACCAGTCTCAACGGCCACCACCACACCTTGCCGACACGGTGAGTGCTGCCACTGCTGCCATTGCAGCTGACCCCAACTTCACAGCAGCTTTGGCAGCAGCCATCACTTCTATCATTGGGGGTGCACAGCCAAACAACAACACCAGTACTAATAATAATGCCACCACATCCAGCAACACCAGCAATGCCAATGTTACCACatcaaacaacaacaaataa